One Bacteroidota bacterium genomic window carries:
- a CDS encoding T9SS type A sorting domain-containing protein — MKHLLKVMVFFLGLQAFGQKEQTHIKCEEYPAHIDSMFYNKWNAADSTWVTENLRHYFYEQDDLSKLLLLNGSTRDSVWQWNYFYNEQGINDFDLLVEWEEGILVNSQKKESDYNEQGKIINELISSWSSEQWNPGSYWIYEYQNGILSRVIWQLRRKDGIFYDYQYRHYSYQNGLISQLRFERVSDGLITNIQDYSYNAQNKVSQIIYTKIDPASDKANPVYINDSRRSYFYNNYGLWSNVLFEICTPTGWTNNYNYLYFYRIDQAKKVAVCHNGNSICVSKNAVPALLAKGATLGRCEPEKSRFKAADASVTDSETSQSFKVYPNPVSEVFSLSGSSQAAVHLQLYNSQGALVMTKVIVPSDDMEISREDLPAGIYTLVISGDDFRQTERLLLK; from the coding sequence ATGAAACATCTTTTAAAAGTAATGGTTTTTTTCCTTGGCCTTCAGGCCTTTGGACAGAAAGAGCAGACGCATATAAAATGTGAAGAATATCCGGCCCATATCGATTCGATGTTCTACAATAAATGGAATGCTGCCGACAGTACCTGGGTCACTGAAAATCTCAGGCACTATTTCTACGAACAGGATGATTTATCGAAATTATTGTTGCTCAATGGGAGTACCCGCGATTCTGTCTGGCAATGGAACTACTTTTACAATGAACAGGGCATTAACGATTTTGATTTGCTGGTAGAGTGGGAGGAAGGAATTCTTGTAAATAGCCAGAAAAAGGAATCGGACTACAATGAGCAGGGCAAAATCATCAACGAACTGATAAGCAGCTGGAGTTCTGAGCAATGGAACCCTGGATCGTATTGGATTTATGAATACCAAAATGGAATTCTCTCGCGCGTGATCTGGCAATTAAGACGCAAAGACGGTATTTTCTACGATTATCAGTACAGGCATTACAGCTATCAGAACGGATTGATCAGTCAGCTGCGGTTCGAAAGGGTTTCCGACGGGCTGATAACCAATATTCAGGACTACTCCTACAATGCTCAGAATAAGGTGTCGCAGATTATTTACACCAAAATCGATCCGGCTTCGGATAAAGCCAATCCGGTTTATATCAACGACTCGCGCCGGAGCTATTTCTATAATAACTATGGTCTGTGGAGCAATGTGTTGTTCGAAATCTGTACCCCGACAGGCTGGACAAATAATTACAATTACCTCTATTTCTACAGGATAGATCAGGCTAAAAAAGTAGCGGTTTGCCATAATGGTAACAGTATTTGTGTGTCGAAAAATGCCGTGCCTGCTTTGCTGGCAAAAGGAGCTACACTCGGTCGTTGCGAGCCTGAAAAATCAAGGTTTAAGGCGGCAGATGCATCAGTTACAGATTCTGAGACAAGCCAGTCATTTAAAGTATACCCCAACCCGGTTTCGGAAGTATTTTCGCTTAGCGGTAGTTCGCAAGCTGCGGTTCATCTTCAGCTGTATAATTCGCAGGGTGCACTGGTAATGACGAAGGTTATTGTACCTTCAGACGACATGGAAATCAGTCGCGAAGACTTGCCAGCCGGTATTTATACCCTGGTAATAAGCGGGGATGATTTCCGGCAGACAGAACGGCTTTTGTTAAAATAA